From Acropora muricata isolate sample 2 chromosome 14, ASM3666990v1, whole genome shotgun sequence, one genomic window encodes:
- the LOC136898209 gene encoding inactive pancreatic lipase-related protein 1-like: MAFTGATFVVFFAVTALTQGFFWPKKVCYKPYGCFKHTFGLFQKLPQRPAEIGTTFHLFTRQNKQTVQNLDDAAIGTLKASNFRNSRRTIFVVHGFLENIKNRWVKPMKDALLEKENCNVILVDWSKGASNLLNYLQAAGNTRLVGRQISVLIKFLISYGNNGPGSADRFYIVGFSLGAHTAGYAGSYLKARYNLTLDRITGLDPAGLGFILVSEEFRLDKSDATFVDIIRTDGNLVGTFRAVGDADFYPNGGKDQPGCRAEKNIVEKIVCGHLRAPTYYIASVKGPCSWKAYPCDSYQLFQQGKCKQCTRGCSAMEYNANRHMTGKFYLKTNSQEPFCDIPLVKK, from the exons ATGGCTTTCACCGGTGCAACATTTGTTGTATTCTTTGCAGTTACTGCACTGACACAGG gttttttctggcctaaAAAAGTTTGTTACAAACCTTATGGCTGTTTCAAACATACCTTTGGGCTGTTTCAAAAACTACCGCAAAGGCCTGCCGAAATTGGCACAACCTTTCATTTGTTCACAAGGCAAAACAAGCAAACCGTTCAGAATCTTGACGATGCGGCTATAGGAACTCTGAAGGCTTCGAATTTCAGAAACTCCAGAAGAACAATTTTCGTTGTCCATGGGTTTCTAG aGAATATAAAGAACAGATGGGTTAAACCGATGAAAGACGCATtgctagaaaaagaaaattgcaatGTGATTTTGGTTGACTGGTCAAAAGGAGCCTCGAATCTTCTCAATTATCTTCAAGCGGCTGGTAACACTCGACTTGTCGGAAGACAGATCTCAGTTTTGATCAAATTCTTGATTTCCTACGGCAACAACGGGCCTGGCTCGGCAGATCGTTTCTACATCGTGGGCTTCAGTCTGGGTGCACACACTGCTGGATATGCTGGGAGTTATTTGAAGGCTCGTTATAATTTAACACTTGACCGCATAACTG GTTTAGATCCTGCTGGATTAGGTTTTATTCTTGTGTCGGAAGAGTTTCGCTTGGATAAAAGTGATGCGACATTTGTGGACATCATACGTACTGACGGAAACCTGGTCGGGACTTTTCGTGCTGTTGGTGATGCCGATTTCTACCCAAATGGCGGAAAGGACCAGCCAGGCTGCAGGGCTGAAAAAA ATATCGTGGAAAAAATTGTCTGTGGCCACCTGAGAGCCCCTACCTATTACATTGCCTCTGTGAAGGGACCGTGTTCCTGGAAGGCATATCCGTGCGATAGTTATCAACTCTTCCAGCAAGGAAAGTGCAAACAGTGTACTCGAGGGTGCTCAGCCATGGAATATAACGCTAATCGGCACATGACTGGGAAATtctatttgaaaacaaactcgCAGGAACCATTTTGTG ataTTCCTCTTGTGAAGAAGTAA